In Symphalangus syndactylus isolate Jambi chromosome 6, NHGRI_mSymSyn1-v2.1_pri, whole genome shotgun sequence, a genomic segment contains:
- the FAM185A gene encoding protein FAM185A isoform X9, whose translation MLAPCSGLDIKSSGSGCVKVQSIECDNCKIETEHGTSILQSVKMPKGKEAKGKKLAPVPAFVKKQEAKKAVNTLFEKRPKNFGIGQDIQPKRDLTCFVKWPRYIGLQWQRAILYKQLKVPPVINQFTQALDGQTATQLLKLAHKYRPETKQEKKQRLLAQAEKKAADKGDLPIKRPPVFRAGVNTVTTLVDNKKAQLVLIAHDMDPIELTVFLPVLCHKMGATCCIIKGKARLGRLVHRKTYTTVDFTQVNSEDKGALAKLVETIGTNYKDRYDETHRHWGGNVLGPKSVAHIAKLKKAKAKRTCH comes from the exons GTTTAGATATCAAGTCATCAGGGTCTGGCTGTGTAAAAGTTCAAAGTATTGAGTGTGATAATTGCAAAATTGAAACAGAGCATGGGACTAGCATCTTGCAGTCTGTTAAG ATGCCGAAAGGAAAGGAGGCCAAGGGGAAGAAGTTGGCTCCGGTCCCTGCTTTTGTGAAGAAGCAGGAGGCCAAGAAAGCAGTGAATACCCTGTTTGAGAAAAGGCCTAAGAATTTTGGCATTGGACAGGACATCCAGCCCAAAAGAGACCTCACCTGCTTTGTGAAATGGCCCCGCTATATCGGGTTGCAATGGCAGCGAGCCATCCTCTATAAGCAGCTAAAAGTGCCTCCTGTGATTAACCAGTTCACCCAGGCCCTGGACGGCCAAACAGCTACTCAGCTGCTTAAGCTGGCCCACAAATACAGACCAGAGACAAAACAAGAGAAGAAGCAGAGGCTGTTGGCCCAGGCTGAGAAGAAAGCTGCGGACAAAGGGGACCTCCCCATTAAGAGACCACCTGTCTTTCGAGCAGGAGTTAACACCGTCACCACCTTGGTGGATAACAAGAAAGCTCAGCTAGTACTGATTGCACACGACATGGATCCCATCGAGCTGACTGTTTTCCTGCCTGTCCTGTGCCATAAAATGGGGGCCACTTGCTGCATTATCAAGGGGAAGGCAAGACTGGGACGTCTAGTTCACAGGAAGACCTACACCACTGTCGACTTCACACAGGTTAACTCAGAAGACAAAGGAGCTTTGGCTAAGCTGGTGGAAACTATCGGGACCAATTACAAAGACAGATACGATGAGACCCACCGTCACTGGGGCGGCAATGTCCTGGGTCCCAAGTCTGTGGCTCACATTGCCAAGCTCAAAAAGGCAAAGGCTAAAAGAACTTGCCACTAA
- the FAM185A gene encoding protein FAM185A isoform X10: MLFPPFFIVQTKHMMPKGKEAKGKKLAPVPAFVKKQEAKKAVNTLFEKRPKNFGIGQDIQPKRDLTCFVKWPRYIGLQWQRAILYKQLKVPPVINQFTQALDGQTATQLLKLAHKYRPETKQEKKQRLLAQAEKKAADKGDLPIKRPPVFRAGVNTVTTLVDNKKAQLVLIAHDMDPIELTVFLPVLCHKMGATCCIIKGKARLGRLVHRKTYTTVDFTQVNSEDKGALAKLVETIGTNYKDRYDETHRHWGGNVLGPKSVAHIAKLKKAKAKRTCH, translated from the exons ATGCTCTTTCCACCTTTCTTTATTGTCCAGACAAAACATATG ATGCCGAAAGGAAAGGAGGCCAAGGGGAAGAAGTTGGCTCCGGTCCCTGCTTTTGTGAAGAAGCAGGAGGCCAAGAAAGCAGTGAATACCCTGTTTGAGAAAAGGCCTAAGAATTTTGGCATTGGACAGGACATCCAGCCCAAAAGAGACCTCACCTGCTTTGTGAAATGGCCCCGCTATATCGGGTTGCAATGGCAGCGAGCCATCCTCTATAAGCAGCTAAAAGTGCCTCCTGTGATTAACCAGTTCACCCAGGCCCTGGACGGCCAAACAGCTACTCAGCTGCTTAAGCTGGCCCACAAATACAGACCAGAGACAAAACAAGAGAAGAAGCAGAGGCTGTTGGCCCAGGCTGAGAAGAAAGCTGCGGACAAAGGGGACCTCCCCATTAAGAGACCACCTGTCTTTCGAGCAGGAGTTAACACCGTCACCACCTTGGTGGATAACAAGAAAGCTCAGCTAGTACTGATTGCACACGACATGGATCCCATCGAGCTGACTGTTTTCCTGCCTGTCCTGTGCCATAAAATGGGGGCCACTTGCTGCATTATCAAGGGGAAGGCAAGACTGGGACGTCTAGTTCACAGGAAGACCTACACCACTGTCGACTTCACACAGGTTAACTCAGAAGACAAAGGAGCTTTGGCTAAGCTGGTGGAAACTATCGGGACCAATTACAAAGACAGATACGATGAGACCCACCGTCACTGGGGCGGCAATGTCCTGGGTCCCAAGTCTGTGGCTCACATTGCCAAGCTCAAAAAGGCAAAGGCTAAAAGAACTTGCCACTAA
- the FAM185A gene encoding protein FAM185A isoform X12: MPKGKEAKGKKLAPVPAFVKKQEAKKAVNTLFEKRPKNFGIGQDIQPKRDLTCFVKWPRYIGLQWQRAILYKQLKVPPVINQFTQALDGQTATQLLKLAHKYRPETKQEKKQRLLAQAEKKAADKGDLPIKRPPVFRAGVNTVTTLVDNKKAQLVLIAHDMDPIELTVFLPVLCHKMGATCCIIKGKARLGRLVHRKTYTTVDFTQVNSEDKGALAKLVETIGTNYKDRYDETHRHWGGNVLGPKSVAHIAKLKKAKAKRTCH, from the coding sequence ATGCCGAAAGGAAAGGAGGCCAAGGGGAAGAAGTTGGCTCCGGTCCCTGCTTTTGTGAAGAAGCAGGAGGCCAAGAAAGCAGTGAATACCCTGTTTGAGAAAAGGCCTAAGAATTTTGGCATTGGACAGGACATCCAGCCCAAAAGAGACCTCACCTGCTTTGTGAAATGGCCCCGCTATATCGGGTTGCAATGGCAGCGAGCCATCCTCTATAAGCAGCTAAAAGTGCCTCCTGTGATTAACCAGTTCACCCAGGCCCTGGACGGCCAAACAGCTACTCAGCTGCTTAAGCTGGCCCACAAATACAGACCAGAGACAAAACAAGAGAAGAAGCAGAGGCTGTTGGCCCAGGCTGAGAAGAAAGCTGCGGACAAAGGGGACCTCCCCATTAAGAGACCACCTGTCTTTCGAGCAGGAGTTAACACCGTCACCACCTTGGTGGATAACAAGAAAGCTCAGCTAGTACTGATTGCACACGACATGGATCCCATCGAGCTGACTGTTTTCCTGCCTGTCCTGTGCCATAAAATGGGGGCCACTTGCTGCATTATCAAGGGGAAGGCAAGACTGGGACGTCTAGTTCACAGGAAGACCTACACCACTGTCGACTTCACACAGGTTAACTCAGAAGACAAAGGAGCTTTGGCTAAGCTGGTGGAAACTATCGGGACCAATTACAAAGACAGATACGATGAGACCCACCGTCACTGGGGCGGCAATGTCCTGGGTCCCAAGTCTGTGGCTCACATTGCCAAGCTCAAAAAGGCAAAGGCTAAAAGAACTTGCCACTAA